The DNA sequence TGTTCTCTGAttagttaatttttaaaatttattttttttgtaagttaTATATAACTCGATACATAATTACACAAATAACAGTatgatatgaaaaaaaaaatactaaacactaataatattttttttgtatttcagAACAATATATGTTTTTCCATTTACACGTTGAGCATTTCTATTCAATCTCTTTTGAGATTTGGTGCTTTCGGTTTATTTGCTAGTACAGATTAAACACATTCGATTTATATGGTCTCGCAAATCGGactaattatttatgttttggCATCGAATGTAATTTCTCACTGATCGACTTGGGGAGATACTTTCTGATTGGTAACTATAAAAGTTACTCATACTTTTTTTCTCGTATCGATATTTATATCGAGGTGTTCTTTTCTCACGTAATGTGTTTTTCCTTGTGTGCAATCTTGGGATCGAGTTTGTCGTCGACTCCTTGATCTACTCTGGACTGTATTGGCCTTTGATTCTTGTGGTGATTCTCGATCAGGTCTTTACCTTTCAAATAAGTTACAAAATATCACACATCGATTATGGTCTCTCACAACATCAATTCCTATCCAAGAACAATTCTTAAGATACTTGTCTTGTAACACTAGCATTATCATATATGGTAGAATATGGTTGTTGAAAAGTAAAGATTTTCACAAATATACTACATCTAAATATAATTGAATAATGTTGTTTTCTAGTCTCATATCATTATCATATATGGTAGAATATTGTTGTTAGATAATAATCTCTTAGAAGAGGAAGTTGGTCGATCGATAGATCTAGCAAGTTGACATAGACTTCTCTACAAAAGTCGTCTTCACAAAATAATGATCAgtacttgatttttttaatcaaactattttattattattagtggaCTACTCACTTGAACTCCCTAATGGTTtctgattttctttttttttttcattatataacaatTTAAAGTGTTTGTGAAATGTAATCGTGGAAGTCACTAATcaataacttaattttatttgacACTCAAACTTAAGTTAATGCTACTACCAATAACTCAattaaaatttcatcaaaccttaTCAGAATTGAAaacataactaattttcaacttcaaTATTTCACACTTATCAATTATCATGATAGaataaccttttgttttttatttcttctttttgtttttaacaAAGCTTAATGAAAATGTACATAACATTAACAAGTTCATAGACAAAGAACCAATTTGAGTACGTTGTGGCTAGAAATGACATAGATAAATCTCTCTTAAGACCAAATCTTCTAAATTGCCATTGAACCATCttgagagaagaaaaaaaactgaaaagaaagactcaaacaagaagaagaagaagagagagagatcaTAAAGAGTCAATGATCTTCAGCTCTCTGAGTAGTagtagcatatatatatatttatatataagaccATATTCTAAAGGTCAAAGCTTCTTAAGTCATCTCTAAGAATCCTGTAACTGAAAGCAGGAGGTCCATTCAAGTTGAACCGATTTCTTTCATCAACTTCTGAAGCAGAACATAAACTAGGAATGAAACTCCGAGAAGGGCTTCTCTGTTTTCTTCTCTTCCAACTCATAATCATCAAGAACTTGAAACTTGGCCAAGAGTTGTTACCACGCTTAGAATTAGTAGTAGAAGCCATATCTAGAATCTGGGGTCCTCTGGGCTTGCGTGAATTTCCATGGCGGTCTACCTCAAGCTTGGTGAAATACTCAATTTCCTTCCTCACAAGTGATCCTACAGTGCCTCTAGTACCTATTGCTATTGGAGCTGTTGAACCCATTTCtaatttcttcttcttattttttttttggttcagAGAACTTGGTAGTTGAGATTTTGGCTTTATatattgcaattttttttttttaattttttaattttattattgaagATGACGTATGAGGCTTCAAGGAGAAGAAAGTGGTGGTCCAAGGTCTTTTTCTTGAGGGTGATTTCAAGTTCAATGTGTGCTTTGGACATAAAGCATCTTCtttagttattttctttttattatttttttaaggctaTAAATCTCTAATAGTAGTGTTTGAGTAATGTTTTAGTGATGCTTTTTTGTTAAAGTGCAAAACATGAGTTTCTGCATAATTGGTGGTTTGGGTAAGAAGTGACACCATGGGGTCTATCATATTATTCATTCTAGTGTCTTTTCGAATAAAAGTATGCAAATTTTGCGGACAAAACTTTGACTATTTTGACTATCATAGCCCCCCATTTGATTGAGCTTTTTGCACACTTAACGCATTGGACACTGGATCATGATCAAGATCAAGATCATGATCACGATCATGGTGGTGGGGTAGCTAATGGGTTTCTTATAGTATGGACTATAGACGAATTTGAAACTCACGAAGCATTTTTTTGCTCATGagtctttcttttattttattttttttctaaaatcaaTAATGATAAATAGAGAAAGACAAAAATAAGTGTTTTCCAATGTCGTGCCTTGAGCCTTGACTTGAGAGTTGAGAGGTAAAGTAAGAACAGAAAGGTTGGTTGAGTTCATTGATTACGTTTAAAGGTTCTGTGTTTATTTCCATCCATTGTGGAATAAGTTTGAAGGAAGAGGAACACCACTTTTCTCGACATATTTAGGGTTACTATTAATCAAAGTTCTAGGCAATGGAACAGGACAACCTTGTTACTTTCTCAttttccattttatttttcaaacgtTGTCATACTTGGTTGGTATGTGAGCAGCTACTGGGATTTCAATCATTCAATGCATGAGGGTCCTAAGATTAAATTTGATTTCATCAGGCAACAGTAATacaggaaaaaagaaaaagaaaaagaaaaaaagctccttcattttttttttcttcctttttgagatttttgaaaAGAAATTGGCACCTTCATCTTTAACATTAACACTCAAACGTCAAAACATCAATAAAATCCATTCAAAGAAGAAGGGAAAAAGCATTACAGccattaattaaatgtatgatATTGAGTGACCACcagttatttaaaattataaaagtgGCTGCTTGAATTTTTTTGGAGCCAGCCAATATTCAAAATTGGATGAAATTATGTTACATGTGAAAGTTATCTGGTTGAGTCCACagttgaaaaatataaaaaaatttactctTTGGAGGATACAGGGGAATAAAGTGTGTTTGCAAATTTACAATCAGTGGTCAATCCTAATAGTCATTATTAGGGTGGTTTGCTAAAAGTTCAACCAAGCAACGAAAAATTAATGACAAAGCAACAAATTATCAACTAATTACCTTTCTTATGTTGTTTTTACTTTATCACTTTTTAGTTTACCCGCTGTAAAGAACCACATCTGTTTTAAACTTCTAACAgtaagtttttcttttctttttgtaaaGAGAAAAACAATTTTGCTTTTCTTCAAGTTATTTGAAATTATAttctcaaaaaataaagttatttgaaattatgaaatatgttaattaatgGTTCTACACGTTTAAGGCCTCAAAACACATTTTATCATCACAACAAACTTGCCACAAATATTTGCTTAATTCTATAAAATGAAGTTTTTCAGATGCGGTCACCGACTCTACTCTACACATGAAAATGGAAGACAACAAAGGCATAGATAGATAGAGAACAAGTCCTC is a window from the Cannabis sativa cultivar Pink pepper isolate KNU-18-1 chromosome 1, ASM2916894v1, whole genome shotgun sequence genome containing:
- the LOC115704329 gene encoding uncharacterized protein LOC115704329, with the protein product MGSTAPIAIGTRGTVGSLVRKEIEYFTKLEVDRHGNSRKPRGPQILDMASTTNSKRGNNSWPSFKFLMIMSWKRRKQRSPSRSFIPSLCSASEVDERNRFNLNGPPAFSYRILRDDLRSFDL